One Saprospiraceae bacterium DNA window includes the following coding sequences:
- a CDS encoding glycoside hydrolase family 13 protein, whose product MSRSLLLSALLLFSFSESSCKNFIGNPHPAPLPPRVVPTTSSDLRVEPANWWAGMKHNQVEILFQRADLASYQVKLGKTDGVKLLKVEKGDSPNYLFVTLEISPKAPAQKVPIVFGKGENTFTHEYPILARNRSVKAQGVTSRDVIYLIFPDRFANGDPSNDNVPGMLEGLQRDALTGRHGGDLKGIKDHLDYIQDLGITAIWLNPELENDQLEASYHGYAVTDHYRVDRRFGTNEQLRDLVNECHKRNIKVIRDVVLNHIGDNHYWMKDLPTKDWVNQWPEFTRTSYRAPTLVDPYASEYDKKLFSDGWFDKRMPDLNQRNPHVANYLIQQAIWWIEWAGLDDLRIDTYTYSDQDFCTRWVTTLLAEYPNLGMFGEAWEYAVPLQGFFADDQPMRRANFDSNLPGIIDFQLCFAVREALVKSEGWSDGVAKIYYTLAQDYFYKDPYKNQIMLDNHDMTRIFSHVGENLDKFKIGMAFLLTMRGIPQIYYATEILDTGFEAPSHGNIRKDFPGGWPGDASNKFTAEGRTSAENDAFNFTRTLIRYRNATPALQTGKLMQFVPENGAYVYFRYDAEKTVMMALNFSDKDISLETKRFAERMSSFSKAKNVATGEVLSDISKITLGKGGSVVLELLK is encoded by the coding sequence ATGTCCCGCTCCCTACTCCTTTCCGCTCTCCTCCTTTTTTCCTTTTCTGAATCTTCTTGCAAAAACTTCATCGGCAACCCGCACCCTGCGCCGCTGCCGCCGCGCGTGGTGCCGACCACAAGCAGCGACTTGCGCGTGGAACCCGCCAACTGGTGGGCCGGCATGAAGCACAATCAGGTGGAAATTCTCTTTCAACGTGCCGATTTGGCTTCGTATCAGGTGAAATTGGGCAAAACCGACGGCGTGAAATTGCTCAAAGTCGAAAAAGGCGACAGCCCCAACTACCTTTTCGTTACGCTGGAAATCAGCCCCAAAGCGCCCGCGCAGAAGGTGCCGATTGTTTTTGGAAAAGGAGAAAACACTTTCACGCACGAGTACCCGATTCTTGCCCGCAATCGCTCGGTGAAAGCACAGGGCGTGACCAGCCGCGACGTGATTTACCTGATTTTTCCCGACCGCTTCGCCAACGGCGACCCTTCGAACGACAACGTGCCGGGTATGCTCGAAGGCCTCCAACGCGACGCACTCACCGGGCGACACGGGGGAGATTTGAAGGGAATCAAAGACCATTTGGACTACATACAAGACTTGGGCATCACGGCGATTTGGCTCAATCCTGAACTCGAAAACGACCAGTTGGAAGCCTCTTATCACGGCTATGCAGTGACCGACCATTACCGCGTGGACAGGCGTTTCGGCACCAATGAGCAACTCCGCGACCTCGTGAACGAGTGCCACAAACGAAACATCAAAGTCATCCGCGACGTGGTGCTCAACCACATCGGCGACAACCACTACTGGATGAAGGATTTGCCTACGAAGGACTGGGTGAACCAGTGGCCGGAGTTCACGCGCACTTCCTACCGCGCCCCAACGCTCGTGGACCCTTACGCCTCGGAATACGACAAAAAACTGTTCAGCGACGGCTGGTTCGACAAAAGAATGCCCGACCTCAACCAGCGCAACCCGCACGTGGCCAATTATTTGATTCAACAAGCGATTTGGTGGATTGAGTGGGCGGGGCTGGACGATTTGCGCATAGATACTTACACCTACTCCGACCAGGATTTTTGCACGCGCTGGGTCACGACGCTTTTGGCAGAATATCCGAACCTCGGAATGTTTGGCGAAGCGTGGGAATACGCGGTGCCACTTCAAGGTTTTTTTGCCGACGACCAACCGATGCGCCGGGCGAATTTCGACTCCAATTTGCCGGGAATTATTGATTTTCAACTCTGTTTCGCTGTTCGGGAAGCCCTTGTGAAGAGCGAAGGCTGGTCTGACGGCGTGGCCAAAATCTACTACACCCTCGCGCAAGATTATTTTTACAAAGACCCTTACAAGAACCAAATCATGCTCGACAACCACGACATGACGCGGATTTTCTCTCATGTCGGCGAAAACCTCGACAAGTTCAAAATCGGCATGGCTTTCCTGCTCACCATGCGCGGCATCCCGCAGATTTACTACGCGACGGAAATCCTTGACACAGGTTTTGAGGCGCCATCACACGGCAATATCCGCAAGGATTTTCCCGGCGGCTGGCCCGGCGATGCGAGCAACAAATTCACCGCCGAAGGCCGTACCTCCGCCGAAAATGACGCCTTCAATTTCACCCGTACGCTCATTCGCTACCGCAACGCGACGCCCGCTTTACAGACGGGAAAACTCATGCAATTCGTGCCGGAAAATGGCGCTTACGTTTATTTCCGCTACGACGCCGAAAAGACAGTGATGATGGCGCTCAACTTCTCCGATAAAGATATTTCGTTGGAAACCAAACGTTTCGCCGAGCGGATGAGCAGTTTTTCAAAAGCGAAAAATGTGGCGACGGGCGAGGTGCTGAGTGATATTTCAAAAATAACTTTGGGCAAAGGTGGATCGGTGGTGCTGGAGTTGCTGAAATAA
- a CDS encoding GlsB/YeaQ/YmgE family stress response membrane protein produces MELSTILVILAVGAASGWLAGFIRQGYGFGLLGNIVIGILGGFIGNWLFEQLNIRVGSGIVSHIVTAVVGALVLLFLIGLVQKGGRRR; encoded by the coding sequence ATGGAATTATCAACAATTCTCGTCATTCTCGCCGTTGGTGCGGCATCCGGCTGGTTGGCTGGTTTCATCCGTCAAGGTTATGGCTTCGGCCTGTTAGGCAACATCGTCATCGGGATACTCGGCGGCTTCATTGGCAACTGGTTGTTTGAGCAATTGAACATCAGAGTCGGCAGCGGCATTGTCAGCCATATCGTGACGGCGGTCGTGGGTGCGTTGGTCTTGCTTTTCTTGATTGGTTTGGTGCAAAAAGGTGGCCGCCGCCGATGA
- a CDS encoding homogentisate 1,2-dioxygenase, which produces MHYHALGKIPPKRHTQFRKPDGSLYHEELFSTEGFSNNYSLLYHCNAPTQIVQVGEPYSVAPKTVHDKQLKHRCLKGFKIEPQDDYLQSRKPVLVNNDCKVILAAPRKSMTDYYYKNADADEVLFVHEGSGTLRTMYGSLNFEYGDYLVIPRGTTYQLEFDSDKNRLLIVESYGPITTPKRYRNHYGQLMEHSPFCERDIRKPVDLETFDERGDFLFYIKKQDNIYPYHYLNHPFDVVGWDGFVYPFAFSIHNFEPITGRLHMPPPIHQTFDGHNFVICSFVPRMYDYHPLSIPAPYNHSNIDSDELLYYVDGDFMSRKHVERGMITLHPGGIPHGPHPGTVEKSIGAKETRELAVMVDTFRPLLMTEYAAGIEDPEYYHSWIPEAVSGNGVQHADITP; this is translated from the coding sequence ATGCACTACCACGCTCTTGGAAAAATACCGCCCAAACGCCACACCCAGTTCCGCAAACCCGACGGCTCGCTCTACCACGAAGAGCTGTTCAGCACCGAGGGTTTCAGCAACAACTACTCGCTGCTCTACCACTGCAACGCGCCCACGCAAATCGTGCAAGTCGGCGAGCCGTACAGCGTCGCGCCGAAGACCGTGCACGACAAGCAGTTGAAGCACAGGTGCCTGAAAGGATTTAAAATCGAGCCACAGGACGATTACCTCCAGTCGCGCAAGCCCGTGCTGGTGAACAACGACTGCAAAGTCATCCTCGCCGCGCCGCGCAAGAGCATGACCGATTATTACTACAAAAACGCCGACGCCGACGAGGTGCTTTTTGTCCACGAAGGCTCCGGCACGCTGCGCACGATGTACGGCTCGCTGAATTTTGAATACGGCGACTACCTCGTGATTCCGCGCGGCACGACGTACCAGTTGGAGTTCGACAGCGACAAAAACCGCCTGCTCATCGTGGAAAGTTACGGCCCCATCACCACGCCAAAACGCTACCGCAACCACTACGGCCAGTTGATGGAACATTCGCCCTTCTGCGAGCGCGACATTCGCAAACCCGTTGATTTAGAGACATTCGACGAGCGCGGCGACTTCCTTTTTTATATCAAAAAGCAGGACAACATTTACCCCTATCACTATCTCAACCACCCCTTCGACGTGGTGGGCTGGGATGGTTTCGTGTATCCTTTCGCGTTCAGCATCCACAATTTCGAGCCGATAACGGGCCGCCTCCACATGCCGCCGCCGATTCACCAGACTTTCGACGGGCACAACTTCGTGATTTGCTCCTTTGTGCCGCGTATGTACGACTACCACCCGCTCTCGATTCCTGCGCCCTACAATCACTCGAACATTGATTCCGACGAGTTGCTCTACTATGTGGACGGTGACTTTATGAGTCGCAAACACGTGGAGCGCGGCATGATTACCTTGCACCCCGGCGGCATCCCGCACGGCCCGCACCCCGGCACGGTGGAAAAAAGTATCGGCGCCAAAGAAACCCGCGAACTTGCCGTGATGGTAGATACCTTTCGCCCGCTCCTGATGACCGAATACGCCGCCGGCATCGAAGACCCGGAGTACTATCATTCGTGGATACCGGAGGCAGTGTCGGGGAATGGGGTGCAGCACGCCGATATTACGCCGTGA
- a CDS encoding SDR family oxidoreductase has protein sequence MKIAIIGGTGLIGSQLATMLQDKHEVVAASPSTGVNTLTKEGLDEALQGADVVIDVSNSPSFADDEVMAFFKTSTENLLAAEAKAGIKHHILLSVVGTQQLQKSGYFRAKNVQEKLVKASGIPFTIVHATQFFEFAGAIAHLSSLGGKVVVPDAFVQPIASAEVASFLAKTATEMPANSVVEIGGPKRVEMANWIKQYLEMMKNPVEVVADSNALYFGASIKQSTLVPNAPIFWGNITYAEWLSKTENRR, from the coding sequence ATGAAAATAGCCATTATAGGCGGCACTGGCCTTATCGGCAGCCAATTGGCAACCATGTTACAAGACAAGCACGAAGTAGTAGCGGCATCTCCAAGTACCGGGGTGAATACCCTTACAAAAGAAGGTTTGGATGAGGCGCTTCAAGGCGCAGATGTGGTGATTGACGTTTCCAACTCCCCCTCATTTGCGGATGATGAGGTGATGGCCTTTTTTAAAACATCCACAGAGAATTTGCTGGCAGCCGAGGCCAAAGCCGGCATCAAGCATCATATTTTGCTTTCCGTAGTAGGCACTCAACAACTTCAAAAAAGTGGATATTTCCGAGCCAAAAATGTGCAGGAAAAACTCGTGAAAGCGTCGGGTATACCTTTTACCATTGTTCATGCTACTCAATTTTTTGAATTTGCCGGCGCCATAGCCCATTTGAGCAGTCTTGGCGGAAAAGTTGTGGTGCCTGATGCATTTGTTCAGCCTATTGCCAGTGCAGAAGTGGCTTCTTTTCTGGCAAAGACAGCCACTGAAATGCCTGCCAACAGTGTTGTAGAAATTGGTGGGCCCAAGCGTGTCGAGATGGCTAATTGGATAAAACAATACCTGGAAATGATGAAAAATCCCGTCGAAGTAGTAGCGGACAGCAATGCGCTTTATTTCGGAGCCTCCATCAAACAAAGTACTTTGGTACCCAATGCGCCAATATTTTGGGGAAATATTACCTACGCTGAATGGCTTTCAAAAACAGAAAACCGACGCTGA
- a CDS encoding Bro-N domain-containing protein produces MSEEQNKIVVFQEKQIRRVWHNEEWWFAVVDVIKVLTESTNPAVYWRVLKKRLKDEGADETVTNCNGLKLLAPDGKMRVTDCANTEGIFRIIQSIPSPKAEPFKRWLAQVGYERVQEIENPELAAERARQYYRDLGYDEKWIETRLQAIAIRGQLTDEWKVRGVQEGREYSILTAEISKATFGLTPSDYMKVKGLQRENLRDHMTNLELIFTMLGEEQTKQEAVKRDAQGFDENKDAAIEGGSAAGDALLAFEKRTGDKVVTGGNFKQQIAEAKRQRRLQQPKE; encoded by the coding sequence ATGAGCGAGGAACAAAACAAAATCGTCGTTTTTCAGGAAAAACAAATCCGCCGGGTCTGGCACAACGAAGAATGGTGGTTTGCTGTAGTAGATGTCATCAAAGTGCTCACGGAGAGCACAAATCCTGCGGTTTATTGGAGAGTGCTCAAAAAACGACTGAAAGATGAAGGCGCAGATGAAACCGTTACAAATTGTAACGGTTTGAAATTGCTTGCGCCAGACGGCAAAATGCGAGTAACGGACTGCGCCAACACCGAAGGCATTTTTCGTATCATCCAGTCCATCCCATCGCCGAAGGCAGAACCGTTCAAACGCTGGCTGGCCCAAGTCGGCTACGAGCGCGTTCAAGAAATCGAAAACCCGGAACTGGCCGCCGAACGGGCGCGGCAGTATTACCGCGACTTGGGCTACGACGAAAAATGGATTGAAACCCGCCTGCAAGCCATCGCTATTCGCGGGCAACTCACCGATGAATGGAAAGTCAGAGGCGTTCAGGAGGGGCGCGAATACTCCATCCTCACAGCGGAGATTTCCAAAGCAACCTTCGGTCTGACACCTTCCGATTACATGAAAGTCAAAGGATTGCAGCGGGAAAATCTGCGTGACCACATGACAAATCTAGAACTGATTTTTACCATGTTGGGCGAGGAACAAACCAAACAAGAAGCGGTCAAGCGAGATGCGCAGGGTTTTGATGAAAACAAGGACGCGGCCATCGAAGGCGGAAGCGCCGCGGGCGATGCACTGCTGGCCTTCGAGAAACGCACGGGCGACAAGGTCGTGACCGGCGGGAATTTCAAACAGCAAATCGCAGAGGCTAAAAGGCAGAGAAGGTTGCAGCAGCCGAAAGAGTAA
- a CDS encoding ketoacyl-ACP synthase III, translating to MGKIHAAITGVHGWVPETKLTNADLEKMVDTNDEWIVSRTGIRERRILKTPGWATSDMCAEAVKGLLEKTGTKPGEIDLLIVATVTGDMVFPDTANTVCDKVGAKNAFGYDINAACSGFLFALATASQFVQNETYSKVVVVGADMMSSIIDYTDRNTCVIFGDGAAAVLLEPRKDGNGIIDFLLRGDGSGRELLHMKAGGSLRPATVETVMAREHFAWQDGKRVFVQAVKGMTGACEEVIRRNKMTTDDVQWVVPHQANMRIITSVAEHLHFPMERVMVNIEKYGNTTAATLPLCLWEYEDRLKKGDNVILTAFGGGFTWGALYLRWAY from the coding sequence ATGGGCAAAATACACGCGGCCATCACTGGCGTACACGGCTGGGTACCTGAGACCAAACTCACCAATGCCGACCTCGAAAAAATGGTGGACACCAACGACGAATGGATAGTCTCTCGCACAGGCATCCGCGAACGTCGCATCTTGAAAACTCCCGGCTGGGCTACCAGCGATATGTGCGCCGAAGCGGTGAAGGGACTGCTCGAAAAAACGGGCACCAAACCCGGCGAAATAGACCTGCTCATCGTCGCCACCGTCACGGGCGACATGGTGTTTCCCGACACGGCCAATACCGTCTGCGACAAAGTCGGCGCAAAAAACGCTTTTGGATACGACATCAACGCGGCGTGTTCAGGGTTTTTGTTTGCCTTGGCCACAGCTTCCCAATTCGTTCAGAATGAAACGTATAGCAAAGTTGTGGTCGTCGGAGCCGATATGATGTCGTCCATCATTGATTACACCGACCGAAACACTTGCGTCATCTTTGGCGATGGCGCTGCGGCAGTGCTGCTCGAACCTCGCAAGGATGGCAACGGCATCATTGACTTCCTGCTGCGCGGCGATGGCTCGGGGCGCGAGTTGTTGCACATGAAGGCTGGTGGTTCGCTCCGCCCAGCCACTGTGGAGACGGTGATGGCCCGCGAACACTTCGCATGGCAGGATGGCAAGCGCGTATTTGTGCAAGCGGTGAAAGGCATGACGGGGGCTTGCGAAGAGGTCATCCGCCGCAACAAAATGACCACCGACGACGTGCAGTGGGTGGTTCCGCATCAAGCCAATATGCGCATCATCACCTCTGTGGCCGAACACTTGCACTTCCCGATGGAGCGCGTGATGGTGAACATCGAAAAATACGGCAACACCACCGCCGCCACGCTCCCGCTTTGCCTCTGGGAATATGAAGACCGCCTGAAAAAAGGCGACAACGTGATACTGACCGCTTTCGGCGGGGGATTTACTTGGGGGGCGTTGTATTTGAGGTGGGCGTATTGA
- the ubiA gene encoding putative 4-hydroxybenzoate polyprenyltransferase — MKNYLSLVKFSHTIFAMPFALTGFFIAVSQQSEGINWLKLALVILCMIFARSAAMAFNRYLDRDIDAENPRTKVREIPAGVISPKAALGFVIANCLLFVATTWFINLLCFLLSPVALAVVLGYSYTKRFTWLCHLVLGLGLSLAPVGAYLAVTGRFDWIPVLYGLAVLLWVAGFDVIYALQDEEFDKSQRLYSMPSFFGKKRALRISEWMHLGTAALMVYASNRLHSAVPETGWLLWSGTTIFLGLLLYQHLLVKPNDLSRVNMAFFTTNGVASLIFGVFTIVDLLI; from the coding sequence ATGAAAAATTACCTTTCGCTTGTCAAGTTTTCTCACACCATTTTTGCGATGCCTTTCGCACTGACGGGCTTTTTTATCGCTGTTTCGCAGCAAAGCGAGGGCATCAACTGGCTAAAACTCGCGCTGGTGATACTCTGCATGATTTTCGCCCGCAGCGCGGCCATGGCTTTCAATCGCTACCTCGACCGCGACATTGACGCTGAAAACCCACGCACGAAAGTCCGCGAAATCCCGGCGGGTGTCATTTCGCCCAAAGCGGCGCTTGGGTTTGTCATTGCAAATTGCCTTTTGTTTGTCGCCACCACTTGGTTCATCAATTTGTTGTGCTTTCTCCTGTCGCCAGTGGCGCTTGCGGTGGTGCTGGGCTATAGTTACACCAAGCGTTTTACTTGGCTGTGCCACTTGGTGTTGGGGCTAGGGCTGTCGCTTGCGCCAGTGGGGGCCTATTTGGCCGTCACGGGGCGATTCGATTGGATTCCAGTGCTGTACGGGTTGGCGGTGCTGCTGTGGGTGGCAGGCTTCGACGTGATTTATGCGTTGCAGGATGAGGAGTTCGACAAGTCGCAGAGGCTATATTCGATGCCTTCTTTTTTCGGGAAAAAACGCGCGCTCCGCATCTCCGAATGGATGCACCTTGGCACGGCGGCGCTCATGGTGTACGCGAGCAATCGGCTGCACTCGGCAGTGCCGGAAACGGGCTGGCTGCTTTGGAGCGGCACTACCATTTTTTTGGGGTTATTGCTTTATCAGCACTTGCTTGTGAAACCAAACGACCTGAGCCGCGTCAACATGGCGTTTTTCACCACCAACGGCGTGGCGAGCCTAATTTTTGGAGTGTTTACGATTGTGGATTTGTTGATTTGA
- the purN gene encoding phosphoribosylglycinamide formyltransferase yields the protein MTHLAIFASGSGSNARKIIEHFKNSPDVRVALVVSNKKDAGVLDIARAHDIPTQVVARKMFYETEDLLGILKQHDIGFIVLAGFLWLIPSYLVQSFDKKMVNIHPALLPKYGGKGMFGRHVHEAVKADGETETGITIHYVNEHYDEGDIVFQARCPVRPEDTPEDIARKVQQLEHRHFPLVVERLVRAS from the coding sequence ATGACTCATCTTGCCATATTCGCCTCTGGCTCTGGCTCGAACGCCCGAAAAATCATCGAGCATTTCAAAAATTCGCCCGACGTGCGGGTGGCGTTGGTTGTCTCAAACAAAAAAGATGCGGGCGTTTTGGACATCGCGCGCGCACATGATATTCCGACCCAAGTGGTCGCTCGAAAGATGTTTTACGAAACGGAGGATTTGCTCGGCATTTTGAAACAACATGACATAGGGTTCATCGTGCTCGCGGGTTTTCTGTGGTTGATACCCTCGTATTTGGTACAATCTTTTGATAAGAAAATGGTGAACATACACCCGGCCTTGTTGCCAAAATACGGTGGGAAAGGGATGTTTGGCAGACACGTTCACGAAGCGGTGAAAGCCGACGGCGAAACCGAGACTGGCATCACAATTCACTATGTCAACGAACACTATGACGAAGGCGATATCGTTTTTCAGGCCAGATGCCCGGTGCGCCCGGAAGACACCCCCGAAGACATCGCCCGAAAAGTGCAGCAACTCGAACACCGGCATTTTCCGCTTGTGGTCGAACGCTTGGTTCGCGCATCATAA
- a CDS encoding decaprenyl-phosphate phosphoribosyltransferase, which translates to MSPRHILALIRPEHWVKNLFLFIPAFFAARLTEPDILRNALLGFVAFCLIASAVYVLNDLVDAPQDRNHPDKRRRPIASGDLSTRQGIFILLALLLGGTGLAAYLSREMLLFGLLYFVVNVFYSFSLKHIAIIDISLIGLGFLLRVFAGGAVTGVEVSQWLIVLTFLLALILGLAKRRGEYLVETKGHTFRKALEGYNLPFLDVSMVVCSTVAIVAYLMYCFSPEVTGRIGSDKIYFTAFFVVIGILRYLQLTMVYNKTESPTRALLRDGFLQIILLGWIGSFAWLLYAKKWLM; encoded by the coding sequence ATGTCTCCTCGTCACATTCTGGCGCTCATTCGACCGGAGCATTGGGTCAAAAATCTGTTCCTGTTTATTCCGGCGTTTTTTGCGGCACGGCTGACCGAGCCGGATATTTTGCGCAACGCGCTTCTGGGTTTCGTGGCTTTTTGCCTCATCGCCTCGGCGGTGTATGTGCTCAACGACTTGGTGGATGCCCCGCAAGACCGCAACCACCCGGACAAGCGCCGCCGCCCCATCGCCAGTGGCGACCTTAGCACCCGACAGGGCATTTTCATTTTGCTGGCCTTGCTATTGGGCGGCACCGGGTTGGCGGCCTATTTGAGCCGCGAGATGCTGCTTTTCGGGCTACTCTATTTTGTGGTCAATGTGTTTTATTCTTTTTCGCTGAAGCACATCGCCATCATTGACATATCGCTCATTGGTTTGGGGTTTTTGTTGCGGGTTTTCGCGGGCGGTGCCGTCACGGGCGTGGAAGTGTCGCAATGGCTCATCGTGCTGACGTTTTTGCTGGCACTGATTCTGGGGTTGGCCAAGCGGCGCGGCGAATATCTGGTGGAGACGAAGGGCCACACGTTTCGCAAGGCATTGGAGGGCTACAATCTGCCATTTCTGGATGTGAGCATGGTGGTTTGTTCCACCGTCGCCATTGTGGCCTACCTGATGTATTGCTTTTCGCCGGAAGTGACCGGACGCATCGGTTCCGACAAGATTTATTTCACCGCTTTTTTCGTTGTCATCGGCATTCTGCGCTATTTGCAGCTGACGATGGTGTACAACAAGACCGAGTCGCCCACACGGGCACTGTTGCGCGACGGCTTTTTGCAAATCATCCTACTGGGATGGATTGGGTCGTTTGCTTGGTTGCTTTATGCGAAAAAATGGTTGATGTAA
- a CDS encoding Crp/Fnr family transcriptional regulator: protein MEPIRRVIGQMISATEAELDELLGFCAVKTFKKHELLSKPFSTPQEIFFINRGIIRVLIVDQSGTEHTIHFGMENQFIADYSSFILQTPSYYALEALEETQAVVMPRAAIAWGYEHLQQGDRLGRLVAEYYFVYHDSRIKNSYIRSPKERYDSIADLFPNIHNRVPQHMIASYLGITPVHLSRLKKAARKKV, encoded by the coding sequence ATGGAGCCTATACGTCGGGTCATCGGTCAGATGATTTCGGCCACAGAAGCTGAATTGGACGAACTGCTCGGTTTTTGCGCTGTAAAAACCTTTAAAAAGCACGAACTTCTAAGCAAGCCATTTTCAACGCCCCAGGAGATTTTCTTCATCAACCGGGGCATTATTCGGGTGCTCATAGTGGACCAAAGCGGCACCGAACACACCATTCATTTCGGCATGGAAAATCAATTCATTGCCGACTATTCGAGTTTTATCCTGCAAACGCCCTCTTACTATGCGTTGGAAGCCCTCGAAGAAACACAAGCCGTCGTGATGCCACGCGCTGCCATCGCATGGGGCTACGAGCATCTTCAACAGGGCGACCGCTTGGGCCGCTTGGTGGCAGAATACTACTTCGTGTATCATGATAGCCGCATCAAGAACTCGTACATCCGCAGCCCAAAGGAACGCTACGACTCCATCGCCGATTTGTTTCCCAATATCCACAATCGCGTTCCGCAGCACATGATTGCTTCTTATTTGGGCATCACGCCTGTTCATTTGAGCCGCCTGAAAAAGGCTGCTCGCAAGAAAGTGTAA
- a CDS encoding SDR family NAD(P)-dependent oxidoreductase has product MKLSASEKTRLKKRYGPWAVVTGASSGIGLEIAGQLASAGIHLLLHARREETLRAIAHDFHRKHGIQTRLVASDASTPAGVSAIVEAAKNMDVGLFVGSAGFGTSGLFVESSLEEEINMLRVNCEAILSLTHHFSNVFVRQRRGGIILMSSLVGFQGVPYAASYAATKAYVQSLAEALSVELKPMGVDVLAAAPGPVASGFGERANLKMDVSLKPEQVGVPILRALGRKSTVLPGFLTKFLVGSLRTVPRWGKVRIMKMVMGGMTKHQRAIA; this is encoded by the coding sequence ATGAAACTATCGGCATCGGAAAAAACACGGTTGAAAAAGCGGTACGGGCCATGGGCGGTGGTCACGGGCGCATCTTCAGGCATTGGTCTCGAAATCGCGGGACAATTGGCTTCGGCGGGTATTCACCTGCTCCTTCATGCGAGAAGGGAAGAAACACTGCGAGCAATTGCGCACGACTTTCACCGCAAACACGGCATCCAGACTCGCTTGGTAGCGTCGGATGCCTCCACGCCAGCGGGGGTAAGCGCCATCGTGGAGGCCGCGAAAAACATGGATGTGGGTCTTTTTGTTGGCTCGGCAGGTTTTGGCACGTCGGGTTTGTTCGTCGAATCTTCTTTGGAGGAGGAAATCAATATGCTGCGGGTCAATTGCGAGGCCATTCTGTCGCTCACGCATCATTTCAGCAACGTATTTGTTCGTCAAAGGCGCGGGGGCATCATTTTGATGAGTTCGCTGGTGGGCTTTCAAGGGGTGCCTTACGCGGCGAGTTATGCCGCCACCAAGGCTTATGTGCAATCCTTGGCGGAGGCCCTCTCGGTCGAGCTGAAGCCCATGGGCGTGGATGTGCTGGCAGCGGCTCCCGGCCCGGTAGCGAGTGGCTTTGGCGAGCGTGCCAATCTAAAAATGGATGTGTCGCTGAAGCCGGAACAGGTCGGGGTGCCGATTCTCAGGGCGTTGGGCCGAAAATCCACCGTCCTGCCCGGTTTTTTGACAAAGTTCTTGGTTGGCTCGCTGCGAACGGTGCCGCGTTGGGGCAAGGTCAGAATCATGAAAATGGTGATGGGCGGCATGACCAAACATCAACGAGCAATTGCGTAG